A region from the Salidesulfovibrio onnuriiensis genome encodes:
- a CDS encoding sensor domain-containing diguanylate cyclase encodes MTGIVVQDTTNLLNAIARGAEALSCGAGWPDGMETLLAELGNVTGVSRVFLFQVIDRGEDYIVQDYIAEWVGERKYALLGDDGLSMFRTERSEPEYWAIHESRKAGSHHAIIVSELPDCKVRRLLEGQGVRSMLTIPLMVDGRQWGVLGLDDCEREYRWSESEVALLRTASSLLTNSILHARLHARQQQFDILKRFTDCFAWELDLKRMLLWISGDLSGEPGGRELYLTMNKAFRMVHPRDRRALTRAVNEHIASGEKTFRHDVRLYRPGGGWTWAEIIGSLERTEHGELRQFAGIVVDIRRRKVKEMKLQEQACRDPLTGAANRRTFERNLSFYVDRARSEAMDLALLAVDFDRFKEINDTWGHPVGDMVLKKFVRISEQCLRGGDVLARIGGEEFVVLLPGAGMDSAVRVGERIREAVADLGPLLEAGSIGFTISIGCAIWDDAMSRPDDLLEAADKALYEAKHAGRNRLVCHSGDCPLPSTES; translated from the coding sequence ATGACCGGAATCGTAGTCCAAGACACAACCAATCTTCTCAACGCCATCGCGCGGGGGGCCGAAGCCCTTTCCTGCGGCGCGGGCTGGCCCGACGGCATGGAAACGCTCCTGGCCGAACTCGGCAACGTCACCGGGGTCAGCCGGGTGTTTCTGTTCCAGGTCATTGACCGGGGCGAGGATTATATTGTCCAGGACTACATCGCCGAGTGGGTGGGCGAGAGAAAATATGCCCTGCTGGGCGACGACGGCCTGAGCATGTTCCGCACGGAACGCTCGGAGCCCGAATACTGGGCCATTCACGAAAGCCGCAAGGCAGGCAGCCATCACGCCATCATCGTTTCGGAGCTGCCCGACTGCAAGGTCCGGCGGCTGCTGGAAGGGCAGGGCGTCCGGTCCATGCTGACCATTCCCCTCATGGTGGACGGTCGCCAGTGGGGGGTGCTGGGCCTGGACGACTGCGAGCGCGAATACCGCTGGAGCGAAAGCGAGGTGGCCCTGCTGCGGACCGCCAGCTCCCTGCTGACCAATTCCATCCTGCACGCCCGGCTGCATGCCCGCCAGCAGCAGTTCGACATTCTCAAGCGCTTCACGGACTGCTTCGCCTGGGAGCTGGACCTCAAGCGCATGCTGCTCTGGATTTCGGGCGACCTGTCCGGCGAGCCCGGAGGCAGGGAACTCTACCTGACCATGAACAAGGCCTTCCGCATGGTGCATCCCCGGGACCGGCGAGCCCTGACCCGGGCGGTCAACGAGCACATCGCCTCGGGCGAAAAGACCTTTCGCCACGACGTTCGGCTCTACCGGCCCGGCGGAGGCTGGACCTGGGCCGAGATCATCGGCTCCCTGGAACGCACCGAACATGGGGAGCTGCGCCAGTTCGCGGGAATCGTGGTGGACATCCGCCGCCGCAAGGTCAAGGAGATGAAGCTCCAGGAACAGGCATGCCGGGACCCGCTTACCGGGGCCGCCAACCGCCGTACCTTTGAGCGCAATCTTTCCTTTTACGTGGACCGCGCCCGCAGCGAGGCCATGGATCTTGCGCTCCTTGCCGTTGATTTCGACCGCTTCAAGGAGATCAACGATACCTGGGGCCACCCGGTGGGCGACATGGTGCTCAAGAAGTTCGTGCGCATCTCCGAGCAATGCCTGCGCGGCGGCGACGTGCTGGCCCGCATCGGCGGCGAGGAGTTCGTGGTGCTGCTGCCCGGCGCGGGAATGGATTCGGCCGTCCGCGTGGGCGAACGCATCCGCGAGGCCGTGGCGGACCTGGGCCCGCTTCTCGAGGCGGGCAGCATAGGCTTCACCATCAGCATCGGCTGCGCCATCTGGGACGATGCCATGTCTCGGCCGGACGATCTCCTGGAGGCTGCGGACAAGGCCCTGTACGAGGCCAAACATGCCGGACGCAACCGGCTGGTCTGCCATTCCGGGGATTGCCCCCTGCCTTCGACCGAATCCTGA